From a single Halogeometricum sp. S3BR5-2 genomic region:
- a CDS encoding TAXI family TRAP transporter solute-binding subunit yields the protein MTLRVGTSAGGTQDVGLAVERAVSQESDNLDYSTIESPGYIGTIYRMAQDQFNAGITDNNSLNKALDGRGRFSEQSVSRIPQYGFGAFPYSIYIVARDGTDIETFADLAGKNVYPAEPGYSTRATTLDVWSQDPTADVHDQMNIQNMGVGDAPGAMEEGSIDASIAYGSPGVRYTGFVQEMASRVDLHYVEPTDALIESAESYSGAGTTRTPYSEWQIADADIGTDEVFTWDLEVNYTFNPSANPDAVYELCRVVHEHNDVVNNGEEQFNDYDAAGEMLGYAQERIPVHPGAVQYYKENDAWDDSLQEGDTA from the coding sequence ATGACGCTTCGAGTCGGAACGTCCGCCGGCGGGACCCAAGACGTCGGGCTCGCCGTCGAACGCGCCGTCAGTCAAGAGAGCGACAACCTCGACTACTCGACCATCGAGAGCCCCGGCTACATCGGGACCATCTACCGGATGGCACAAGACCAGTTCAACGCCGGCATCACCGACAACAACTCCCTGAACAAGGCGCTCGACGGCCGCGGTCGCTTCTCCGAGCAGTCGGTGTCCCGCATCCCCCAGTACGGGTTCGGCGCGTTCCCGTACAGCATCTACATCGTCGCCCGCGACGGCACGGACATCGAGACGTTCGCCGACCTGGCGGGGAAGAACGTCTACCCCGCCGAGCCGGGCTACTCGACGCGCGCGACGACGCTCGACGTCTGGTCGCAGGACCCGACCGCTGACGTCCACGACCAGATGAACATCCAGAACATGGGCGTCGGTGACGCGCCCGGTGCGATGGAGGAGGGGAGCATCGACGCGTCCATCGCGTACGGTTCGCCGGGCGTCCGGTACACCGGCTTCGTGCAGGAGATGGCATCCCGCGTCGACCTCCACTACGTCGAACCGACGGACGCGCTCATCGAGTCCGCGGAGTCGTACTCCGGGGCGGGGACGACCCGAACGCCCTACAGCGAGTGGCAGATCGCGGACGCCGACATCGGTACCGACGAGGTGTTCACCTGGGACCTCGAGGTCAACTACACCTTCAACCCCAGCGCGAATCCCGACGCCGTCTACGAACTCTGTCGCGTCGTCCACGAGCACAACGACGTCGTCAACAACGGCGAAGAGCAGTTCAACGACTACGACGCCGCCGGGGAGATGCTCGGATACGCGCAGGAGCGCATTCCGGTCCACCCGGGCGCGGTGCAGTACTACAAGGAGAACGACGCCTGGGACGACAGCCTCCAAGAGGGCGACACCGCGTAA
- a CDS encoding TRAP transporter permease, with protein sequence MDTQSERETGATGWLRGLDIGVTVVAALFWCVVLWWAYTQTWSTVRYAVLFVGGIMTVYALNETRESLEEGSRVDALVLLPSAGVLITASFYFFLNFETVYLLRQGFATEHEYMLARLVIISLLYLTWREFGNLFLGLVIGVMLYAMFGDAVPGVLGHAGMSQLTLLQATVTDLYGFYGSLTQLTASWIAPFLLYAGLLFAYGAFDLILRLAIVAAGRIRSGVAQTAVLSSAVIGSINGSYTANAAMTGSFTIPTMRESGMSGHRAAGIEAVASTAGQVLPPVMGASAFVMASYLGVAYLNIVVAGLLPAAILVASIAIAVHYTAISDTSDQDMEFSEFFDDPLSRNQKIAEALRFGIPFGVLIYYLGFAQFTVMTSAMYTVFAMVLTGVLMPPLQRLVDSSETSPGSEFVAQVKNTIHGFRRGAIILAPIAIILVVISGVVNLFSTTGVPAKIALLMINLSGGILLFAVLLGMAVAIVMGVGMPTVAAYVIVAILIVPTFVSEFGIAEITAHYTMFYAAILAGITPPVATAAVVAAGIAEANFWRTCGAALKIAAPLFVLPVAFVYNPELITMSPGLNTLFVGLMVMLGAISIIYGLNYPFELSLGNLLLARTALAVLGVLIMTYPMALAKLAGIAVFVAVFVAEKVMVRDLSLPFSKEMKQ encoded by the coding sequence ATGGACACACAATCCGAACGAGAGACCGGCGCCACAGGGTGGCTACGGGGCCTCGACATCGGCGTCACGGTCGTAGCCGCCCTGTTTTGGTGCGTCGTCCTCTGGTGGGCCTACACGCAAACGTGGTCGACTGTCAGATACGCCGTCCTGTTCGTCGGCGGCATCATGACGGTGTACGCCCTGAACGAGACGCGCGAATCGCTCGAAGAAGGCAGCCGGGTAGACGCTCTGGTGTTGCTGCCGTCGGCCGGCGTGCTCATCACGGCGTCGTTTTACTTCTTCCTGAACTTCGAGACGGTGTACCTCCTGCGGCAGGGGTTCGCCACCGAGCACGAGTACATGCTCGCGAGACTCGTCATCATCTCGCTGCTGTACCTCACGTGGCGCGAGTTCGGGAACCTGTTCCTCGGACTCGTCATCGGCGTGATGCTGTACGCGATGTTCGGCGACGCCGTCCCCGGCGTCCTCGGACACGCGGGGATGTCTCAGCTGACACTCCTCCAGGCGACGGTCACGGACCTGTACGGGTTCTACGGCTCGCTCACGCAGCTGACGGCGTCGTGGATCGCGCCGTTCCTCCTGTACGCGGGGCTGCTGTTCGCGTACGGGGCGTTCGACCTGATTCTCCGACTCGCCATCGTCGCCGCCGGACGCATCCGGTCGGGCGTGGCGCAGACGGCCGTGCTCTCCTCGGCCGTCATCGGCTCCATCAACGGCTCGTACACGGCGAACGCCGCCATGACGGGGTCGTTCACGATTCCGACGATGAGGGAGAGCGGGATGTCCGGCCACCGCGCGGCCGGCATCGAAGCCGTCGCCTCGACCGCCGGGCAGGTGCTCCCGCCGGTCATGGGCGCCTCCGCGTTCGTGATGGCGTCGTACCTCGGCGTCGCGTACCTCAACATCGTCGTCGCGGGGTTGCTCCCCGCGGCGATTCTGGTCGCCTCCATCGCCATCGCGGTCCACTACACCGCGATCAGCGACACCAGCGACCAGGACATGGAGTTCTCGGAGTTCTTCGACGACCCGCTCTCGCGTAATCAAAAGATCGCCGAGGCGCTCCGGTTCGGCATCCCGTTCGGCGTCCTGATCTACTACCTCGGCTTCGCCCAGTTCACGGTGATGACGTCCGCGATGTACACCGTGTTCGCGATGGTTCTCACCGGCGTCCTGATGCCGCCGCTCCAGCGACTCGTCGACTCCTCCGAGACCTCGCCGGGTTCGGAGTTCGTCGCGCAGGTCAAGAACACGATTCACGGCTTCCGCCGGGGCGCCATCATCCTCGCGCCCATCGCCATCATCCTGGTGGTCATCAGCGGCGTCGTGAACCTGTTCTCGACGACCGGCGTCCCCGCGAAAATCGCGCTGTTGATGATCAACCTCTCCGGCGGCATCCTGCTGTTCGCGGTGCTTCTCGGCATGGCCGTCGCCATCGTGATGGGCGTCGGGATGCCGACGGTGGCCGCCTACGTCATCGTGGCCATCCTCATCGTGCCGACGTTCGTCTCCGAGTTCGGCATCGCGGAGATCACGGCCCACTACACGATGTTCTACGCCGCCATCTTGGCGGGTATCACACCGCCGGTGGCGACTGCGGCCGTCGTCGCCGCCGGCATCGCGGAGGCGAACTTCTGGCGGACCTGCGGCGCGGCGCTGAAAATCGCCGCGCCGCTGTTCGTCCTCCCCGTCGCGTTCGTCTACAACCCCGAACTGATCACGATGTCACCTGGGCTCAACACGCTCTTCGTCGGCCTCATGGTGATGTTGGGCGCCATCTCCATCATCTACGGTCTGAACTACCCGTTCGAGTTGTCGCTCGGGAACCTGCTTCTCGCCCGAACCGCGCTCGCGGTTCTCGGCGTCCTCATCATGACGTACCCGATGGCGCTCGCGAAACTCGCGGGTATCGCCGTCTTCGTCGCCGTCTTCGTCGCCGAGAAGGTGATGGTCCGCGACCTCAGCCTGCCGTTCAGCAAGGAGATGAAACAATGA
- a CDS encoding acetyl-CoA hydrolase/transferase C-terminal domain-containing protein — translation MTGETSAPAGPVERRLGGDLPVVDAADAAAHIPTDATVLTSGFGSVGYPKAIPLALAEDDRDLELTLVHSGNVGEEIDVELVESGAVARRFSYQFSSTAREATNAREIAFSDRNASSIGDEVQYGGLVDPDVAVVEAVAVGEDWFVPSTSLGQVPAFVEAADALLVELNRAQPLELQALHDIYRPESPPNREPVPLSEPGERIGTSHCRFDPEKLLGVVETDTADSTYSFRDPTDDDLAIAANLGSFLSAEMERSPVFDDAIHLQFGVGSLGNALMGELKELDFGDRDVVYFGELIQDGLLDMLDAGRLRCASATSMALTEEGQTRLFENVERYAEDVVLRPADVANHPGLINQFGVVGVNSAIEFDIYGNVNSTHVNGTRMINGVGGSADFNRNSLVTVCALPSTAKGGDLSRVVPMAFHVDHTEHDIDVFVTERGVADVRGLAPVERAEVIIEHCAHPAFAPDLRDYLDDVCEQDAHIPHDVRRAAEWHE, via the coding sequence ATGACGGGCGAGACATCGGCGCCGGCCGGACCGGTCGAACGCCGACTCGGCGGCGACCTCCCGGTCGTCGACGCGGCCGACGCCGCGGCGCACATTCCGACGGACGCGACGGTGCTCACCAGCGGCTTCGGGAGCGTCGGCTACCCGAAGGCGATACCGCTCGCGTTGGCCGAGGACGACCGCGACCTGGAACTCACGCTGGTTCACAGCGGGAACGTCGGCGAGGAGATAGACGTCGAACTCGTCGAGTCGGGCGCCGTCGCCCGCCGGTTCTCCTATCAGTTCTCCAGCACGGCCCGCGAGGCGACGAACGCGCGGGAGATAGCGTTCAGCGACCGGAACGCGTCGTCAATCGGGGACGAGGTGCAGTACGGCGGGTTGGTCGACCCCGACGTGGCCGTCGTCGAGGCCGTCGCCGTCGGCGAGGACTGGTTCGTCCCCTCGACTTCGCTCGGGCAGGTCCCGGCCTTCGTCGAGGCGGCCGACGCCCTCCTCGTCGAACTGAACCGGGCGCAACCGCTCGAACTGCAGGCGCTCCACGACATCTACCGCCCCGAAAGCCCCCCGAACCGAGAGCCCGTGCCGCTCTCCGAACCGGGCGAACGCATCGGGACCAGCCACTGTCGGTTCGACCCCGAGAAACTGCTCGGCGTCGTCGAGACGGACACCGCCGACTCGACGTACTCCTTCCGCGACCCGACGGACGACGACCTGGCCATCGCGGCCAACCTCGGGTCGTTCCTGTCGGCGGAGATGGAGCGCTCGCCGGTGTTCGACGACGCGATTCACCTCCAGTTCGGCGTCGGGTCGCTCGGCAACGCGCTCATGGGCGAACTGAAGGAACTCGACTTCGGGGACCGCGACGTCGTCTACTTCGGCGAACTCATCCAGGACGGCCTGCTCGACATGCTCGACGCCGGCCGACTCAGGTGCGCGAGCGCCACGTCGATGGCGCTCACCGAGGAGGGACAGACGCGGCTGTTCGAGAACGTCGAGCGCTACGCCGAGGACGTCGTTCTCCGGCCGGCGGACGTGGCGAACCATCCGGGGCTCATCAACCAGTTCGGCGTCGTCGGCGTCAACAGCGCCATCGAGTTCGACATCTACGGCAACGTCAACTCGACGCACGTGAACGGCACGCGGATGATAAACGGCGTCGGCGGCTCCGCCGACTTCAACCGCAACTCGCTCGTCACCGTCTGCGCGCTCCCCTCGACGGCGAAGGGCGGCGACCTCTCGCGCGTGGTGCCGATGGCGTTCCACGTCGACCACACCGAACACGATATCGACGTCTTCGTCACCGAACGGGGCGTCGCCGACGTACGCGGACTCGCGCCGGTCGAACGCGCCGAGGTGATAATCGAGCACTGCGCGCACCCGGCGTTCGCGCCGGACCTGCGGGACTACCTCGACGACGTCTGCGAACAGGACGCCCACATCCCGCACGACGTTCGGCGCGCGGCCGAGTGGCACGAGTAG
- a CDS encoding enoyl-CoA hydratase/isomerase family protein: MKGYDDVSYAVTDGIATITIERPDVYNAFTRNTVLELNDAARTAEADDGVYAVVLTGAGKGFCSGADTTEMPDWDEQSPEEYGAFLWLIQQFVYNLRTMATPSVAAVDGPAIGAGCDFALACDLRVVGENGVMREGFVNVGLVPGDGGAWLLPRLVGESKAREYLLTGRDITPEDAVDIGLAVERADDALEAAGGLAAEIRDKPATAVQHTNRLVDPQRSFEEYCRKAAEYQWDCVVDAEHQEAVAAFNEGREPEFDRSYDD, translated from the coding sequence ATGAAGGGATACGACGACGTGAGCTACGCCGTGACCGACGGCATCGCGACGATAACCATCGAACGCCCGGACGTGTACAACGCCTTCACCCGGAACACGGTGCTCGAACTCAACGACGCCGCTCGGACGGCCGAGGCGGACGACGGGGTGTACGCCGTCGTGCTGACGGGCGCCGGGAAGGGGTTCTGTTCGGGCGCCGATACGACCGAGATGCCCGACTGGGACGAGCAGTCGCCCGAGGAGTACGGCGCCTTCCTGTGGTTGATTCAGCAGTTCGTCTACAACCTCAGGACGATGGCGACGCCCTCCGTCGCGGCCGTCGACGGACCGGCCATCGGCGCCGGATGCGACTTCGCGCTCGCCTGCGACCTCCGCGTCGTCGGCGAGAACGGCGTCATGCGCGAGGGGTTCGTCAACGTCGGCCTCGTCCCCGGCGACGGGGGCGCGTGGCTTCTCCCCCGCCTCGTCGGCGAGTCGAAGGCCCGCGAGTACCTGCTCACCGGCCGCGACATCACGCCCGAGGACGCCGTCGACATCGGCCTCGCAGTCGAACGGGCCGACGACGCCTTGGAAGCGGCGGGCGGACTCGCCGCGGAGATTCGGGACAAGCCGGCGACCGCGGTTCAACACACGAACCGCCTCGTCGACCCGCAACGGAGTTTCGAAGAGTACTGCCGGAAGGCGGCCGAGTACCAGTGGGACTGCGTCGTCGACGCCGAACATCAGGAGGCCGTGGCCGCGTTCAACGAGGGTCGGGAACCCGAGTTCGACCGTTCGTACGACGACTGA
- a CDS encoding acyl-CoA dehydrogenase family protein, translating into MATLTTAQREFAERAESVAAEFAADAYTWHGDVPWENLERLAEADLYCPSVSEEYGGRGLSDLTAMLLTEAVGRECPDTGWFTYMQSMVAPRAIDLFGSESVKEEFLPAVTAGESFVSIAISEPEAGSDVGSMTTEVAEEDGELVCNGEKTWVGGVPFGDAAVTWVRFPEGLGSVVIPYDDPGVEIEEVYTNMAGYSQTHFTIDDVVVPETHVLTRGEEAFKEQLVSLNWERLGSSILTVAWAEAALERALSYASEREQFGQSINDFQGIEWKLAEMYRQVETAASLAYASATGAEGHERAPPRLQTSTAKLHCSQVAEDVVSEAVQIVGARAYQQGHPLEHLYRFARSRRIAAGTDEMQLNTIARALKERGLPAVSER; encoded by the coding sequence ATGGCAACCCTCACGACAGCGCAGCGCGAGTTCGCCGAACGCGCCGAATCGGTCGCCGCGGAGTTCGCCGCCGACGCCTACACGTGGCACGGGGACGTTCCCTGGGAGAATCTCGAACGACTGGCCGAGGCCGACCTCTACTGTCCGTCCGTCTCCGAGGAGTACGGCGGGCGCGGACTGTCCGACCTGACGGCGATGCTCCTCACCGAAGCCGTCGGGCGTGAGTGTCCCGACACCGGCTGGTTCACCTACATGCAGAGCATGGTCGCCCCGCGGGCCATCGATCTGTTCGGCTCGGAGTCCGTCAAAGAGGAGTTCCTCCCGGCCGTGACGGCGGGGGAGAGTTTCGTTTCCATCGCCATCTCCGAACCCGAGGCCGGGTCGGACGTGGGGTCGATGACGACGGAGGTGGCCGAGGAGGACGGCGAACTGGTCTGCAACGGCGAGAAGACGTGGGTCGGCGGCGTCCCGTTCGGCGACGCGGCGGTGACGTGGGTTCGGTTCCCGGAGGGACTCGGTTCGGTCGTCATCCCGTACGACGACCCCGGTGTCGAGATAGAGGAGGTGTACACCAACATGGCTGGCTACTCTCAGACGCACTTCACCATTGACGACGTGGTCGTTCCGGAGACGCACGTCCTCACCCGCGGAGAGGAGGCGTTCAAAGAGCAACTCGTGTCGCTCAACTGGGAGCGACTCGGGAGCTCCATCCTCACCGTCGCGTGGGCCGAGGCGGCGCTGGAACGGGCGCTGTCGTACGCGAGCGAGCGAGAGCAGTTCGGTCAGTCGATAAACGATTTTCAGGGCATCGAGTGGAAACTCGCCGAAATGTACCGACAGGTCGAAACCGCCGCTTCGCTGGCGTACGCGTCGGCGACGGGCGCGGAGGGGCACGAGCGTGCGCCCCCGCGCCTCCAGACGTCGACGGCGAAGCTCCACTGTTCGCAGGTGGCCGAGGACGTCGTCAGCGAGGCCGTCCAAATCGTCGGCGCGCGGGCGTACCAACAGGGACACCCGCTGGAGCACCTCTACCGGTTCGCCCGGAGCAGGCGCATCGCCGCGGGTACCGACGAGATGCAGTTGAACACCATCGCTCGGGCGCTGAAGGAACGGGGGCTCCCGGCCGTCTCGGAACGGTAG
- the lhgO gene encoding L-2-hydroxyglutarate oxidase, translated as MIRHDVAIVGGGCVGLSVAKHLAARTDLDVAVLEKEHHLADHQSGRNSGVLHPGFNYPPDSAKARYATEGTRRMKEYCAAHDVPCEELGVLVVAKTDREAAHLETLAERAEANGVAYELLDSRDEIREHEPHAVGRAALHAPEAASVDSQQYVYALAREVQGAGASLYTGHAVSRVERTDGGYRLATSNGDVEASYLVNAAGLHADTLAHQVGVGESYQIVPFRGEYYELAPERADLCRTMIYPTPDPDLPFLGVHYTRRTDGKVIVGPNAVLAFGREAYDNTDVNPVELGETLAYEGFRKLLASKTMLSVAWEELNKSYRKRKFTEASQRLVPEVRGADLTESYAGIRAQLVSDGGELVKDPLLIEREDAVHVLNAVSPGLTSSLPFGDHVAETLAAKV; from the coding sequence ATGATACGCCACGACGTCGCCATCGTCGGCGGCGGTTGCGTCGGCCTTTCGGTCGCGAAGCATCTCGCGGCGCGGACGGACCTCGACGTCGCCGTCCTCGAGAAGGAACACCACCTCGCGGACCACCAGAGCGGCCGGAACTCCGGCGTCCTCCATCCCGGTTTCAACTACCCGCCCGACTCGGCGAAGGCGCGCTACGCCACCGAGGGAACTCGACGCATGAAGGAGTACTGCGCGGCCCACGACGTGCCGTGCGAGGAACTCGGGGTGCTCGTCGTGGCCAAGACGGACCGCGAGGCGGCCCACCTCGAAACGCTCGCCGAACGGGCCGAGGCCAACGGCGTCGCGTACGAACTCCTGGACTCCCGAGACGAGATTCGCGAGCACGAACCGCACGCCGTCGGACGGGCCGCCCTCCACGCGCCCGAGGCGGCGTCGGTGGACTCACAGCAGTACGTGTACGCACTCGCGCGGGAGGTGCAGGGAGCGGGCGCCTCGCTGTACACCGGCCATGCTGTCTCGCGAGTCGAACGGACCGACGGGGGCTACCGCCTCGCGACGAGCAACGGCGACGTGGAGGCGTCGTACCTCGTGAACGCGGCGGGCCTGCACGCCGACACGCTGGCCCACCAGGTGGGCGTCGGGGAGTCGTACCAAATCGTTCCGTTCCGCGGCGAGTACTACGAACTCGCGCCGGAACGGGCGGACCTCTGCCGGACGATGATCTATCCGACGCCGGACCCCGACCTCCCCTTCCTCGGCGTCCACTACACCCGGCGGACGGACGGGAAGGTCATCGTCGGGCCGAACGCGGTGTTGGCGTTCGGACGCGAGGCGTACGACAACACGGACGTGAACCCGGTCGAACTGGGCGAGACGCTCGCGTACGAGGGATTCAGAAAGCTCCTCGCGTCCAAGACCATGCTGTCGGTGGCGTGGGAGGAACTGAACAAGTCCTACCGGAAGCGGAAGTTCACCGAAGCCTCGCAGCGTCTGGTTCCGGAAGTACGAGGCGCCGACCTGACCGAGAGTTACGCCGGCATCCGCGCCCAACTCGTCAGCGACGGGGGCGAACTGGTGAAAGACCCGCTGCTCATCGAACGGGAGGACGCCGTCCACGTCCTCAACGCCGTGTCGCCGGGACTGACCTCCTCGCTCCCCTTCGGCGACCACGTCGCCGAGACGCTCGCCGCGAAGGTCTGA
- a CDS encoding IclR family transcriptional regulator: MTMKDRVSTTEKSLEVVFALQRLRGATLAELAAELDAPKSTVHRHLSTLAEHSFVRTDDGRYEVGFRFLELAEYARTQRESYELAEATVGQLAEETQERAQFVVEEHGRGVYLYVETSEHAVQTGHSVGKRIRLHSTAAGKVILAHLPDGRVDDILDAQGLTPETDATITDRAVLDEELAEIAEQGYAFNREENIKGLCAAAAPVTDDDDELIGVLSVSGPSNRMKGEWFTSKIPDLILGSANELELRIAYA, encoded by the coding sequence ATGACCATGAAAGACCGCGTGTCGACGACCGAGAAGTCGCTCGAAGTCGTGTTCGCGCTACAGCGACTGCGCGGGGCGACGCTGGCGGAACTCGCCGCGGAGTTGGACGCGCCGAAGAGCACGGTGCACCGCCACCTCTCCACGCTGGCCGAGCATAGTTTCGTCCGCACGGACGACGGCCGCTACGAGGTCGGATTTCGGTTTCTCGAACTGGCCGAGTACGCGCGGACCCAGCGGGAGTCGTACGAACTCGCGGAGGCCACCGTCGGGCAACTCGCGGAGGAGACGCAGGAGCGCGCCCAGTTCGTCGTCGAAGAGCACGGCCGCGGCGTCTATCTGTACGTCGAGACCAGCGAGCACGCGGTGCAGACCGGCCACAGCGTCGGCAAGCGGATTCGGCTCCACTCCACCGCGGCGGGGAAGGTCATCCTCGCGCACCTGCCGGACGGCCGCGTCGACGACATCCTCGACGCGCAGGGGCTCACACCGGAGACGGACGCGACCATCACGGACCGAGCGGTCCTCGACGAGGAGTTGGCCGAAATCGCTGAGCAGGGCTACGCGTTCAACCGCGAAGAGAACATCAAGGGTCTGTGCGCCGCCGCGGCCCCGGTGACCGACGACGACGACGAACTCATCGGCGTTCTCAGCGTCTCAGGCCCGTCGAACCGGATGAAAGGCGAGTGGTTCACCTCCAAGATTCCCGACCTGATTCTGGGGTCGGCGAACGAACTCGAACTCCGCATCGCGTACGCGTAG
- a CDS encoding IclR family transcriptional regulator, which produces MDGDSANVPVRSVETTLRLLELLRERDVAGVSELAAELGVAKSTVHNHLRTLAMRDYVVPEEEGFSLGFRFLDFGGHVRARVGEFRQVEPKIREIADETGEICQFFVRDSDVAVVVFMEEGAQAVNTKMRIGARVPLDSLTAGRLLRLFDDAADGDASDAETLDADGYLAGDEEYIQGLHSIAVPVTKTNDDLVGVLNVAGPARRLRDEEYERDVADLLLNVSNELELNVSYTRY; this is translated from the coding sequence ATGGACGGAGACTCCGCGAACGTGCCGGTTCGGTCCGTCGAGACGACGCTTCGCCTGTTAGAACTGCTTCGGGAACGAGACGTGGCGGGCGTCTCCGAACTCGCGGCCGAACTGGGCGTCGCCAAGAGCACCGTGCACAACCACCTGCGAACGCTCGCGATGCGCGATTACGTCGTTCCCGAGGAGGAGGGGTTCTCGCTGGGCTTTCGGTTCCTCGACTTCGGCGGGCACGTCCGCGCGCGCGTCGGCGAGTTCAGACAGGTGGAACCGAAGATTCGTGAGATAGCGGACGAGACGGGTGAGATATGCCAGTTCTTCGTCCGAGACTCCGACGTCGCGGTGGTCGTCTTCATGGAGGAGGGGGCGCAGGCCGTCAACACCAAGATGCGAATCGGGGCGCGAGTCCCACTCGACAGTCTCACCGCCGGCCGCCTCCTCCGCCTGTTCGACGACGCCGCGGACGGGGACGCCTCGGACGCCGAGACGCTGGACGCCGACGGTTACCTCGCGGGCGACGAGGAGTACATTCAGGGCCTCCACTCCATCGCCGTCCCGGTGACGAAGACGAACGACGACTTGGTGGGGGTTCTCAACGTCGCGGGGCCTGCCCGCCGCCTCCGCGACGAGGAGTACGAACGCGACGTCGCGGACCTACTGCTCAACGTGTCGAACGAACTCGAACTGAACGTGAGTTACACCCGCTACTGA
- a CDS encoding FGGY family carbohydrate kinase, which translates to MNDTFLVGVDLALSSVRVTAYDENGDVALSGRADVDEPSAEGWEAALREAAVYLPNERTVVSTVGTSGTVVPVDARGDAVFDPQWYYETAPEQEARLTDLDLAEELSARGVSLSASSPLAKILRLREEHPDRFDDVEWILSPATWLLYRLAVPEGERWTDLETDWTNALKFGADVTTRPPEWFEPLFDAVDVAVDLFPAIRAPGTFVGHAESRLAEEVGLADAELYQGLTDGNASVLASGCLQPGDCSIVSASTSVVKYVSEEIEPHDALYYHRHPIEGYLPGAAFDSGVILRWFCERILDIDRDEGLKLARGVDAGEEPRLFLQGNRSPFFDPEMGTTMFDLWPGEDRSTDEARGRLVRGIVSSIALSEYTYFPLLEEHFGRDIEEVRLVSGGEAGRDDPFSWWNTLRASVWDREVLQMEPRATVGPLIPAALTASVYGDVDEASDRLLRVNGEVPVDDRLREAYRERKEEFADDWSRVNDLYGRLDR; encoded by the coding sequence ATGAACGACACCTTCCTCGTCGGAGTCGACCTCGCCCTGTCGAGCGTCCGCGTCACCGCGTACGACGAGAACGGCGACGTCGCGTTGAGCGGGCGCGCCGACGTCGACGAACCGTCGGCCGAAGGGTGGGAGGCGGCGCTTCGGGAGGCGGCCGTCTACCTCCCGAACGAGCGCACCGTCGTCTCGACGGTGGGAACGTCGGGAACCGTCGTTCCGGTCGACGCGCGCGGCGACGCCGTCTTCGACCCGCAGTGGTACTACGAGACGGCGCCCGAACAGGAGGCCCGACTGACCGACCTCGACCTCGCCGAGGAACTCTCCGCGCGCGGCGTCTCGCTGTCGGCGTCCAGTCCGCTGGCGAAGATTCTCCGACTGCGCGAGGAGCATCCGGACCGCTTCGACGACGTGGAGTGGATACTCAGCCCGGCGACGTGGCTGCTCTACCGCCTCGCCGTCCCGGAGGGCGAACGCTGGACCGACCTCGAAACCGACTGGACGAACGCGCTGAAGTTCGGCGCCGACGTGACGACGCGACCGCCCGAGTGGTTCGAACCGCTGTTCGACGCCGTCGACGTCGCCGTCGACCTCTTCCCGGCGATTCGCGCTCCGGGGACGTTCGTCGGTCACGCGGAGAGCCGACTCGCCGAGGAGGTCGGTCTGGCCGACGCGGAACTGTACCAGGGGCTCACCGACGGCAACGCCTCCGTCCTCGCCTCCGGATGCCTCCAACCCGGCGACTGCAGCATCGTCAGCGCCTCCACCAGCGTCGTCAAGTACGTCTCCGAGGAGATAGAACCCCACGATGCCCTCTACTACCACCGACACCCCATCGAGGGCTACCTCCCCGGCGCGGCGTTCGATTCGGGGGTGATACTGCGGTGGTTCTGCGAGCGAATCCTCGACATCGACCGGGACGAGGGGCTGAAACTGGCGCGCGGCGTCGACGCCGGCGAGGAGCCGAGACTGTTCCTGCAGGGCAACCGGAGCCCGTTCTTCGACCCGGAGATGGGGACGACGATGTTCGACCTGTGGCCCGGCGAGGACCGCTCGACGGACGAGGCCCGCGGGCGACTCGTCCGCGGCATCGTGTCGAGCATCGCCCTCTCGGAGTACACCTACTTCCCCCTCCTGGAGGAGCACTTCGGACGCGACATCGAGGAAGTTCGGCTCGTCAGCGGCGGCGAGGCGGGCCGGGACGACCCGTTCAGTTGGTGGAACACGCTCCGGGCGTCGGTCTGGGACCGCGAGGTGCTGCAGATGGAGCCGCGGGCGACGGTCGGACCGCTCATCCCGGCGGCGCTGACCGCCTCTGTGTACGGCGACGTCGACGAGGCGAGCGACAGACTCCTCCGCGTCAACGGCGAGGTGCCGGTGGACGACCGTCTCCGGGAGGCGTACCGGGAACGAAAAGAGGAGTTCGCCGACGACTGGTCGCGCGTGAACGACCTGTACGGGCGACTGGACCGCTGA